The sequence tctctccttttggaGCGGAAGTAGCCCGTCATTATGCCACAGAGGAAGATTCCGTAGAAAGACATGACTATTAATATGTACAGGTACGCGTCGCTTTTGTCCGCCTGGGAGTGCGCGGTGCTCTGTGTGTGCAGGAAGAGGCGTTTGGGTGATGCTGTGGAGTTTTCCAACTGTTCCATTTTTTTCAGTGCAGCTTTTGTGGAAGACCTAGAAAGTGCGCTGCAAAAGATACAGAAGTGCATCCATAAATATGaggatttcttttaaccaaattgcaAGATTTACGCAGAAGGATATCCTTCTGcgtaaagggttagggttagggtcccAAAAGGGATTGCAAAGTGATAAAAAACTATGAATACATTTGTAGAGTCATGGTCACTGCAATGAAAAGCAAATATAACGCAAAAGATTAATAATCATCAATGCTCCACCTTTGCCATGGGATTTTTTTCGCAAATAGAATTCAGAACAGTTTACggtttattgcattttttttttaatgcaacttTAAAGTCTTAAGTTTCCGTCAGGATAGGTTACTTTAATAAACAACCTCTCGTTCTTGTTttgttaatattattttttttagttttctatttctgttaatttttttatgaggAAAACACTTTCCAGTGGTTTAGAAAAAGTTAACACAAAATGATTAAGTATATATACAACTAAACTAACAATAGGCTTATGTAAATAGTAACAAATTCATAAACTGTCTACTCACCAAACTGAAGAGCTATGTCTCATGTGAATCTCTTGGGTCTCCTTGCAGCTCTTCTGGAGTTTGGCAGTGCTACTAAATGGAAGAAGTTATTTATATAGAGACCCTGTAGTGCCATAAGTCACGTGATTGTAAGATGAGTTCTGGGTGTATGGAAGGCCTGAAGGGATGGCGTGTTAAAAATGAGGAAGTAACAACATGTAGGCCTACCTTTTAACATTGTTCACGCCTCTAGGGGGGTTCTAATGAAATCATGAAATGGCCAAGACTGTATTAGACTTACTAAGTTACTAATAGGCCAACAGAAAGAGACCGATTGGAATGGaaaggaaaaatacatttaagaaAAACGGTTTAGTGTTAAGTACGGTGCAGGGAATTGTGgacacaaatgcagagacagaagAGAATGTGAAGTTTGAGGagttaattaaataataaaaatctataCAACTAAATATGTCCTGTATGTCCtataaaactgtagacaaaacTTACCTCCAAGGACGAGAAGGAAGCATAGAACACGAATGAGActtggggcctgttgcacgaaagtagaataaagatatccaggataagtgaaataTGGCTCTTatcaaatggagagaaaaagcccaacagactatagcggaccgactgaatgtgtaaggatgtaaaaatatctacttagcctactagtcacttcacatttttacaaagttgtaggctacactgtgttttaattgctttaaatatgctagtttcatgtgttggttttattgcaataaatacatttttatgtgacaaatgtgctggttttaccgTAAAGTGTCTTTTAAGtggcctaccatgtaaagcacaatatgaataaaatgtattatgatttagcctactttgccttaaaagtgagaaggggggaattaatgttcctcgggaaatgtaccctaaggactctaggcttgatttcaaacccttatttgCGACgcaagaacatgttttacaaccctatgcacaaatctctataggatgtctaattctttgtacaattaatgttcatacagaacaatcaggaaaggaaaaaaactagaaaaagaagtaagtgacttcaatgtgagcatatatgtaaaacagtattcacgtttttttttttaatttttctgacAAGTGAcggcaccaaaataaaaagattaagaaNNNNNNNNNNgttcccggtgtgatgaatgtaaactacactacatacgtatGTAGGCCAAGTTTTTGGTCaagtgatgtgagacttattgagaaggttatgaaaccaaagaaagctataataaaaaaaaaacattaggcctacatattaaggagtaacgcAAActatcctttattagagaagggcaagcaacaagaaaatgaaatcaNNNNNNNNNNgtattggtctctgaccagtctgccattactATCTGGGAATATAACTGCACtgtcccacttaatctccggagcgtcctgtataaacctgaagctgaaacCACTGacgccgcgctgctcatctctacttttacagagagagtggacactgacgcgacacACAGGTCTGTCCACCACACACCAGGCAGCCTCaaacactaccgtcccaccagGAAAAGTCCCGACTCTCTCGATTGCCACGCcacatctgggtgccagtgcaaacATTTCTACACAACTGctatagtagggtttaaataaaACTCATGAAAAACAATAGTGgcaaataatgcatgttaataaaaataaaacatgaaactccaagattaatcttagcctggctgttagccctCTCTGGACCAGGCTAACCGCAAAGAATatatctccatggttacttggctgggtttaattcaacctggtttcgtgcaaccaaatcaaagtcaaattcatccaggataacttgaataatCCAGTTTAATCCCTTAgtctggttttgtgcaacaggctcCTGAGCtctgacacacaaaaacactactacaatgatctgacaacaaACAAGGGGAACACCATGACTCAATACAGAGGGTAGCGAGGCAACAAGAGGccggtgacacaagggctgggaaacaggtggaagactTCAGACAATCACAAGAGGTGGGAAAactaaggcaggaagtaaaactaaacaagactacacagaaaacaagactatcacaataaaacaggaaaccgaACAGATACAAGACACTCACAAGAgaccacaagacagaaactacaacaagaGAGCAACCAAGGACTAAGAactgaaacaaaacatgaacaggatgaaacagaaaatatacaaaacaagaccaaaaaataACATATCACATGAAAACCAGGCTGAGAAaattaagacaggaaaacagactaccacagtAAGACAATACAAAACACCCCAAGCATAACACTTAGAAACTGGTGATAAAAGTATATTAATCCTAAAGTCATTCAATCACACTCTCTGGATAAATGGCCATATCTACAAATGCCAGGCCGGTCCAGTTTCATTATTTTCCATCAAGCCCTCTGGAgtacaaacaatgaatacatcGACTCTCCTCATCTCATCACCCAGgatttttcaatttcctttcCTAAACCTATGCATAAGCCTATGAATAAAATCATGCAACACATTCAAAAATGGCATGGTGGGAATTACAGACTACAATCAAAAACCAATTATGTCTGTCAGTACACTTATCATGCACATAGATGCGGTTTATAAATATTACAGAGAGGGACAGGCAGAGACACTTGGTACCATGATGGTATTCATTCTAACAAATATTCAGATGATTTACAATAAGTCTGAAGGGACATTTAGTATATCTAGTGAAATTCCAGTGGTAAAAAGTACTGATTACTTAAGTTCAAGTACCAATTCAACAATGAAATACTATGTTGGGGTCCCATATAGACACTGTCAAAAAGATTAGAAAGCTTTGGTTTAGCCCTGTAGCATGATTCTTGTGCTTCTCGCTCGTCCAGCAATGCATTGTATTTTATGAGCTTGTCATATGTTTAGTCAATGCAAATTCTTAATCCAAAAAGTAAAATACTGTCAAATAcatgtaatggagtaaaaagtgcaatatttccctctgacatGTGGTGGAGAAGAAGTATAATttagcagaaaatggaaatgctCAAATAAAGTGACTATACTGATTAGTTTAGCATTCTACTTAAACCGAGCACGGAAGTAAATTGTGACTTTTTGCCAGTGCAGAATTCTATGTTGAAGCTAGGATTTTGGAAAAAGTACAGGTTTAAAAACACGAACAGAGATAGAATCCTGCAGCTGCGTAGTGCGCCAGCCCTGTGGGACTGCCAAAACAATTTAGAAGTAAATACTCAAACAGAGACCAAAGCTCTAGTTAACAGGCAGTGGCCATCTTTTTGCTGGTTTACTGGTTTGCTGTTTACACTGGCGTTTTGATTTAATAGTTTAAAGGGATTTTTCTAAGGgctgctctttttcttttaaaaatgtcatctccatatgactttttaatttaatttgactgAACTTCTCCCTTTTTGCCAGACACAGCCAAGGATCAGGCTGAAATGGTGAGCATTAATGAATGAATTGGATTAGATGTACTCATCATTCACTCATCACTGATTACTCTTATTGAATCAGTAAAGGCTGATTTCACTCCTTTCAGCTGTAACAGACATAAATATACGTCatcatctgtctgtcttttagtCACATAGGGCTCAATTTCCCACCCAATGAGAATGATATGCCGAATCCAAAGTATCGTGCTTAATACTTTCAATTGAATTAATTAGACTTGGTAACTGTGGCAGAAATTTTTTTTCAAGACAATAAAGGACAACTTCATGTAGACCAACACAatctttattttcttcatttgagTAGTTTTCCAAAGGCaaattacaaataaatagttaaatgCTCTTATGTTACAATGCAGGCTCTGGATACAGAGGGGGAGTGGAACTTCAAAACAAGTCTATGATAATGAAGTTAAAAAAGAGGCTATACATGTGCTTCATTTACTGATCacctacatactgtatatatgtgtacagtatatatatatatatatatatatatatatatatatatatatatatatatatatatacacacacacacatacacactcacagagatTAGGGAATAGAAAAGGGGGGACTCAGAATCACAAGAGAAGGCAACAGGTGTCACATTGTGAGGGATTCTGGGGCCATGGTTGTCCTGAGTATGGACTTGAGACACACACTTAGTCATACTTGTGCAGATGACAAAAATATGTCACTTTAAGATGGTAATAACAGTCCTGCAGAGTAAATGTTTTCCACACACACCCAAGTCGCACTTGTCAGAGTGAGCTTACTTTGCAACCCACCCAGGCACATTTAGAAAGTTGTATTTATGTCCTATCTGTAGTCATCCTTATTTGGAAATGACATGGACATGATACATTTTCATAGTGCACTATGATTTTTCAAATATGACAATGATTACAAATTTcatgtcattttatttgtaatacaAGCAAGTAAATGTGCATTTTTGTGAACAGTGTGGTCTGTACAGCACATAAAAAAGTATACTCTATCACTGTAGAAAATGTCCCAGACTAAACAACAGTGcatctttgtttctttgtttcttttctttctaaatAAGACTATTAGGTGCAATTTATTCTCATTTCTGAAAATAGGACAATGGTCTTAATGTAGATAATGTAAAAGATAAACATTGTTTGACCAGATCTGACCTTAGCAGTTTTTTAACCAAGCTGCTCTCATTTGCCCTCAAATGACTTTGTGCATTTGGTATCAATATGTACTGATGAGAGACGCCCCACGTCCAGGGGATTCAAAGTCCCACTGTGGGTGggagagaaaataaacaattgTTAGGACTCAAATCATGTGatcaaaaaagaaggaaaaaaaagaaacaaaagactgTCTCCTGACCTGCAGGAAGTATCCATTTGAAACTTTTAAGTAAATAAGAGGATCAACATGAATTTAAGAAAAGATTTAGAGACGTAGTGTCACATAGGTGGGCACAAAGCAAACAAGGCAACAAACCTGTCCGCCCAACCTGAGCTTCTGCTGTGGCATTCAGAAAGAGTTCAACAGACAACATCAGCTAACACACCATCTGTTTCATAACTCGCATCTGGAACAATAACGATCCCCACAAAGAGGTCATACACCTGGGCAAAGACGAGGGAAAAGGCTGCAGTGGACCAGGGAtctcttgtgttttctttttctgcctgtCTTTAGTAACAAATTCAAGTAAAAGCTGGAATTGGTAACACCATACCCTT comes from Etheostoma spectabile isolate EspeVRDwgs_2016 chromosome 3, UIUC_Espe_1.0, whole genome shotgun sequence and encodes:
- the kcne4 gene encoding LOW QUALITY PROTEIN: potassium voltage-gated channel subfamily E member 4 (The sequence of the model RefSeq protein was modified relative to this genomic sequence to represent the inferred CDS: inserted 1 base in 1 codon) is translated as MALQGLYINNFXPFSSTAKLQKSCKETQEIHMRHSSSVCALSRSSTKAALKKMEQLENSTASPKRLFLHTQSTAHSQADKSDAYLYILIVMSFYGIFLCGIMTGYFRSKRREKRRINIFTRLVHEEEQREWGALPKKHSLTFPAAVSELRSVQVSLPFCGNHGNNFGHLHYEGALPSPLACAQCTEQSSISSLCSTDTRFAIEEESDNDAADGLEGNVNCR